The genomic window TTGGAAAATTAAAAACTTAGCAAAATCAACATCTAACAAGCTTAGGTTCGAAACTGTATTACGATAAGAAATTTCCCAGCGGTTATTCACTCTTTGTTCCAAACAGTGTCTTTCTAAACAATGCAAATCCATTTGTTATCCTGTGCTTTTTTGTAACGATGGGAATACTTAAAATGATTAATAAGGAAATGCATGCAGAGGTACCCAGCGCTCCTCCAAAGCCATGAAAAAAACGGCTTGTATTGAGAAAGATGATACAGAAAATCACGCCTGCAGCTCCGATAGTACAATAATTTGAAATCAATCGGCTGGAAACCATCCCGATGAAAGATGAACCGATAAATACCAAAGGTATATTCTGGAGCAAATAGGGTGCAAGATTCAGAACATTTGAACGTATAACCAGTGTCACAGCAAATGACAGCAGTGCCGATGCACGAACAGGCCCCTGTCTTATGCCTTCATTTACATAGAATGTAATGACCGCACCGCTGAAACCTATTAAAATTAGTATGAATTCATTAAGCATAACATGAAATAAGGTAATAAATAAATGAAGTGATTACAACACCTGTGAATGCCAAGGTACCAAGCTTCCCACCGACTCCCGAAAAAAGGCTTTTAGAAACCAGGATCAGTACAGCGGTAAAAAAACTTGCTGCAAGAATAAAAAAGATATCCGGTGCCACGCGAGTGCTTGACATTCCAATGAATGCACCGCAGTATATAACTGCCGGCACCTGTTTTAGATAATGTGACTGCCTTTTAATTTCAGGAATGAAAGACCCCGCTGCCCCAATTGCAGATGCTGACATTACAGGACCCAATTCCAAATAATGATTTAGATAAAATGAAGACACTGCACCTGCAGGAATCCACAAAACAACCAGTATATGTTCGTACTGGTGATCATAATGATGGATCTGTCCCCTCAGATAGGCCACCAGGATCAAGGGACAGATAACCATGAAAGAAATTGATATCCAGAGCGATTGTTCATTCTCCTTAAAGATAGCGAACAAAAAAATGAACTGAATAATCAAAAGAAAAAGAATGCATGCCTTTCTGATAAATATTCTCTTTTTGGAGCGCTGCATATCCTCCGTTAGTCCCCCCATTAATAAAATTTGAAAGTTAAACAGTTATTTGTTGATTTTGTCATTCCAAAACTTACCTAACAGCCAGTCTAAGTTGAAGAAATGACCAAAAATGGCAGGATAATTTATTCTATCAGACTGCTGACTATCATTTTAGACTTCTCTATCAATTCATTAGACTTGAACATCTGAGTTTCTATTATAGAACTTTCAAACAGCATGTATACATGATCCGATACACTATTATCTTTTATCAAATCGGAAAAAAAATTGCGAAGGTCTTTCTTATGTTCCTGGATTACAGTAAGTATTTTGATATTGTCAACAGGAATTTCGGATAAAATATTCAAGAAGCTGCACCCCCTGAAATTCTCCTTAGAGTTCATATGAATTAAAAAATCAAATGATGACAATACCTTTGATTTTACACCTTTCTTGTCGTTTATAAAACTATTGAGCTCACCGAACCAGTATGTATGTCTTGCGTTTAAGAACGCAACACACAAATCCTCTTTGGATTTAAAATGCTGGTAGAAACTGGCCTTAGCTACTTTAGCTTCGGAAATAATCTGATTAATACCAGTCGAATTATAACCCTGATTAGCGAACAGACCAAAGGTTACATCCATAATTCTTTCTTTTGGAGATATCATAAGCTGATTTATTTTAAACAAATATACAACTAATTTTAACACATACAAACTTGTCTGTCTATTTATTACCGTATGGTCTGGTGATTTTATTGATTGAAATCCTGCTGAAAAAAGTCCTTCATTCAGCATAGCAAAAAACATCTCCAGCTGCAATAAAAAAAACCCCGCTTATCCTGCGTACACTAAAGATTATAGTTATTTCAGCTTACGCTGTTCTTCTGTGATTGACAGATCATTGATGCTGGCATACCTCTTGGCCATCAGCCCATTCTCATCAAATTCCCAATTTTCATTGCCGTAAGCCCTAAACCAATTGCCTTTCTCATCCATATATTCGTATTCGAATCTTACAGCGATACGGTTGTCTGTATGAGCCCAGTATTCCTTTTTCAGCTTATAATTTCGCTCTTTTTTCCATTTACCTGCAAGAAAGTTTACAATTTCCTCTCTCCCGTTGACAAATTTATCCCTGTTTCTCCACTCGCTGTCAATCGTATATGCTTTAGAGATTTTTTCAGGATCCTGTGAATTCCAAGCATCCTCAGCAAGCTGCACTTTCTGTAGTGCCGTTTCCAAGGTAAAGGGCGGCAGCGGGTATTTTTTCTCCACTTTTAAATTTTGTTTTTCTACAGGAGCATCCGCTTGAACTGTTGATTCTGCTGAAGGACCTGGCGTAATCACTTTGCGGGTCAAGCTATTTTGTGCGCTTAACACCCCTGCCGTCAAAACTCCAACTGTTAAAATAAGCTGTCTAAATATTTTCATAACTTGTTTTCTTTAAATTTTTAATTCTTTTCTCTTACTGCCTATAAATAAACCCCAGCGTTTTTTTGCTGTTCAGCATATTTAAAAGTGGAATTAGCAGACGCAGTAAATCCCAATAACTAATTCCACTTTCCAAGTATATTTCAATTACTTAAACTTTCTGTCTTCTTCCTTGATCGCTAAATCGTTGATGCAGGCATATCTTTTTGCCATCAAGCCATTCTCGTCAAATTCCCAGTTTTCATTTCCGTATGCTCTGAACCAATTGCCTTCTGAATTCATAAACTCATATTCAAATCTTACTGCGATACGGTTATCGGTATGAGCCCAATATTCCTTTTTAAGCGTGTAGTGAAGTTCTTTTGTCCATTTGTCGGCAAGAAATTCAACAATTTCGTCTCTCCCGTTTACAAACTTATCTCTATTTCTCCATTCGCTGTCGATAGTGTAAGCTTTAGAAATTTTTACAGGGTCTTGAGAATTCCATGCATCTTCTGCAAATTGGATTTTCTGTAGTGCTGATTCAAATGTAAACGGCGGTAGTGGATGTTTCTGTTCCATGATTTTAATAAATTAAATGTTATTATTTTTTGAGTCCTTTATTTCGATTAATACATTTTGTGTTATTCGACAGGACAAACTTATAACAAAAAAACAATATAGACAAACTTGTCTGTCTGTTTTTTTTTTAATTGAAATTAAATTCACTTCAAATGTTTCAATTATTTGAATCAAACAATTGACAATCATATACTTATTGTATTCAAAATTTTAAACTCAATACAACTACAAAACAGAAATTCATTTCTCTTTTATAAATTTACTCACATAAGTAGTGGTTTAAACCTGCTTAGTTCTTCTAATTCATTGAACAAAATGCTCTCAAAGTCATCAAAAATTTTAGGATAAACGTGGAAGATTGTCAGCAATAAAATCATTGTACATTTATCTTATCATGTAAAGTGCAAATACATAGCAGTGCCTGACGCTTACTATTTCCAGCCCGACTCTTGGAATGCCGGCAGGGAATTAAATTATTTTCTATATTTGAAAAAGTCAGTAGTTAAAAAAAACAAAGGTTTAAAGGAATTACTAAGTTGAAGCACTACTAAATACGAAAGCTGAAAATATAACGAGCAAAAAAAGATTTATATCATTAAGGATGGAAAATAATAAACTTGTATTTGAATCAAAATACAAAAAGTTAGGCTGTAATACTTTTAACGATCAGGATTTGGAATTAATTAATAATAATTTTTACCGTCCGTTCATTAAAGTTTTGTTAGTGCCTGCCCATTACATTATCAGTGTCGATTTTAAAATATACGATTTGGATAAACCGGCTGTATTTTTTGTAAACAGCAATCAGTTCCTTACCATAGTTAAAGCCACAAATACACCTGCTCACTTAATCTTTTATAATAGGGATTTTTATTGTGTTCAGATCCATGACTCTGAAGTTGCCTGTGATGGATTATTGTTCAATAATCTTTTCGAAATTCCGAAAGTAGCTTTTGATGAATCAGAAACGGTAATTGTGCAGCAATTATTCTCTCAAATTAAAGAAGAGATTGAGCTGAAAGATTCTTCATCAGAAGAACTGATCCGCGTCTACTTAAAACAGGTCATTTTAAAGGCAACAAGAGAATGGAAAAAACAAAATCTGGAAAATCACCAAATTATGCTTCAGACCTCAGAGCACGATTTTTTCAGAAACTTCAGCCGCCTGGTCGAAATTCATTTTCGCGAAAAACATGCTGTTGCCGATTATGCTGACCTAATGAACCTGGCTCCTAAAACTTTATCCCATAAATTTAAAAAACTGAATCTGGAGAATCCAAACGAAATAATTAAAAACAGGATTATACTTGAAACCAAACGGCTTCTATATTATACAGATTTAAGCATTAAGGAAATCGCTTATCAGCTTGGATATGAAGATCCGGGTTATTTCAACAGAATGTTCGCGCAAAAGCTTGGAAATACACCAGCCAATTTCAGAAAAGAATTCAAAAAACAATAAAATACACCTTTAAAGGAAAAAAGTACAATTTTAATCCACTTTTTAATCTATACAGAGCTATTGTTGCGACATACCTTTGTCTCATCAAAAAATAGCAATTTAAATATAGATTATGAAAAATTCATTCTTTAAAGGCATAGCCTTATCAGCACTAGCATTGATGCTTAACACGGCAGCAGCACAGCAAAAAACACCGGCAGCACAAGACCCCAACATATCAAAAGATATTCGTGCGTTTTTAAAAGTTTTAAACAGTGGTAATGGAAAACCGTTAGAACAAATGACTCCAGAAGAAGCAAGACTCGTTTTGGTAGGGGCTCAAAATTCTGTAACTTACGATTACTCCGATATCGAAGAAACTGAAAAAACAATTACACAGGACGGTTTAACAGTGAAACTGCATATTGTAAAACCTAAAGGCGCTAAAGACGGATTACCTGTTTTTATGTTTTTCCACGGAGGCGGATGGGTTTTGGGAGATTATCCAACCCACAGAAGATTGGTTAGAGATTTGGTTGTACACAGCGGTGCTGTGGCAGTTTTCCCTGATTACACCCCTGCTCCAGACGCCCGTTTTCCTATAGCTGTTAATCAAGCTTATGCCGCTACAAAATGGACTGCTGCACATGGAAAAGAAATTGGTGTAGACGGCACTAGATTAGCGGTTGCTGGTAACAGCGTCGGCGGTAATATGGCTGCTGTGGTGGCTCTAATGGCAAAAGATAAAAAAGGTCCTAAATTACTACAGCAGGTGCTACTATGGCCGGTAACTGATGCAGATTTCAGCCGTCCGTCATATACTAAATTTGCTCAGGAAAGATTTCTTACGACTCCTTTGATGAAATGGATGTGGGATAACTATCTGCCTAAAAAAGAAGACCGTAAAAATAAATACGCTTCTCCTTTACAAGCTTCACTTGAAGAGCTGCAAGGTCTTCCGCCAGCATTGGTACAAGTAGCAGAAAATGATATTTTATATGATGAGGGTTTAGCATATGCACGAAAATTAGATCAGGCAGGTGTTCCAACTACCATTACCGAATACAAAGGTTTTATCCACGATTACGGCTTATTGAATCCAATTGCTCACATTCCGGCAGTACAAGTTTCAATACAGCAGGCGGCAGTAGTTTTAAATAGTGCTTTGTTTGAAAACTAAGGCAAAACTAAACTTAAACTAAATCCCTTTAATTGCGAAATCTTTTAAAGGGATTTTTTTTGCAAAAAATCTATTAACAAGATCTCACAATATTTGTTAAGCCGAAATGTACAAAAAGCTGACTTCAATTCTTACGGATCCCGCCGCGGTCATGATGAAATTATGGTTAGAGTAACTTTTGCCAACGTCCGTATTAAAAATGCTTTAGCAGATAAAGAAGGGGGCTATACCAAATATCTTCCAACAGGCGAAGAAATGAGTATTTACGATGCTTCAAGAAAATACAAAACAGCTAACACTCCTTTAATTATCCTTGCGGGAAAAGAATACGGGAGCTGATCATCCAGAGACTGGGCGGCAAAAGACACATTTCTTTTGGGAGTAAAGCTGTGCTTGCTGAAAGTGGAGTTGATACCTTTTTTGTAAGTAAAAACTAAGGCGGTTTTTACATTCAAGTTTTTTTAACCGAATCTTTTCCTATTTTAAAAATTTTGGTGTAAATTTACACCAAAATAATTTTTATTATTATGACACGACAAAGTATATCATTAACTGCTCCTAATGAAGAATGGTTAAAAAAACAGGTAAATGCAGAAGAGTTTAGCAGTAAAAGTGAAGCCATTAACTATTTAATAAAAAAAGCACGTTCACAAGAAGAGTTCTATGACTTTGTAAGAGCTAAATTAGATAAGGGAGAAAAAAGTGGCTTTGTAAAAAAACAAACTAAAGAACAAATGTTAGCGGAGTTTAAAAAGGATTTAGGGGATGTATAGCTATTATTTAAGTAGCGAAGCCAAAGAAGATTTAAAAAGAATTTATTACTATGGTGTCGGTAAGTTCGGAATGGATCAGGCCGATCACTATTTCAATATGTTTTACGATTGTTTTGACAAAATAGAACAAAATCCATTATTATTTCCATCTGCCGACCACATCAAAAAAGGATATCGTTATTGTGTTTGCGGTGTCGATACTATTTACTACCGAATAAATGGAGATGAGCGAATAGAGATTATTACCATTATTGGGAGGCAAGACTTTTAGATCTGGTGTTGTTACCTTTTTACAACAAAAAGTTAAGGAATTTTTCAAAAGAGTTTCCATCTGAGAAGCATCTAAATTTAAATTTATCAATAATAAAAAATATTGATATCTTTACAATCAAATTACACAGAATAATATCACTGAATATCAATTAGTTAAATATTAAAAAAGCGACTATTATAGTTCGGGTGAAGAATCGGTGCACTTAGGTTTAAGACATCATAAAAACGTAGCGTAGATGCGGGTTTGAGCGATATAGTTCGAATCCTGCTCTCCCCACAAAAAAAGTCCTAATGAAAATTAGGACTTTTTTTATACACCAATTTTATTGCCTGCAAGAAATTATTTTTTGATTACCCTTTTTAAAAACTTATTAAACCTAGTTATTTGAAAATCCTACGAGTCGCAGGTTCTATCTTTTACATTGCTTTTAATTTTTTTAAGCCGCTCGAAATTTATATGGCAGAATAGTGGCAGTTTCAGATTGAAGATACTTTTTTTACCTCAAAAAGATTAGACTATTTTAAATACGTTTCACCAGTCTAAGTTTTGTCATTGAATCATAACACACTCAAATATTTGAAAAAGAATACACTAAGTACAAAATACTTTTTTATAATGGATTCACCGCTTTATTTTTGTGAAGTTCCGAAACTAATTTTCGATTACTTTTATTAATCAAACTGCGCAATGTCTTTTTTTTCACTTCATATTCCTGAATACATTTTCCAAGCTCACTGCATAATGATTGAAATCTGAAATACAGCGCATCAAGTTCCTCCATATTTTTTTTTGTGTTAGAATAGTCGGATTCTTCCAATTTACTTGTGGCATTATTCGAAACGCTTTCAAGTTTATCAAAAGCAGCAGCTAAAAT from Flavobacterium fluviale includes these protein-coding regions:
- a CDS encoding TetR/AcrR family transcriptional regulator, whose protein sequence is MISPKERIMDVTFGLFANQGYNSTGINQIISEAKVAKASFYQHFKSKEDLCVAFLNARHTYWFGELNSFINDKKGVKSKVLSSFDFLIHMNSKENFRGCSFLNILSEIPVDNIKILTVIQEHKKDLRNFFSDLIKDNSVSDHVYMLFESSIIETQMFKSNELIEKSKMIVSSLIE
- a CDS encoding nuclear transport factor 2 family protein, whose amino-acid sequence is MEKKYPLPPFTLETALQKVQLAEDAWNSQDPEKISKAYTIDSEWRNRDKFVNGREEIVNFLAGKWKKERNYKLKKEYWAHTDNRIAVRFEYEYMDEKGNWFRAYGNENWEFDENGLMAKRYASINDLSITEEQRKLK
- a CDS encoding nuclear transport factor 2 family protein, giving the protein MEQKHPLPPFTFESALQKIQFAEDAWNSQDPVKISKAYTIDSEWRNRDKFVNGRDEIVEFLADKWTKELHYTLKKEYWAHTDNRIAVRFEYEFMNSEGNWFRAYGNENWEFDENGLMAKRYACINDLAIKEEDRKFK
- a CDS encoding helix-turn-helix domain-containing protein, whose protein sequence is MENNKLVFESKYKKLGCNTFNDQDLELINNNFYRPFIKVLLVPAHYIISVDFKIYDLDKPAVFFVNSNQFLTIVKATNTPAHLIFYNRDFYCVQIHDSEVACDGLLFNNLFEIPKVAFDESETVIVQQLFSQIKEEIELKDSSSEELIRVYLKQVILKATREWKKQNLENHQIMLQTSEHDFFRNFSRLVEIHFREKHAVADYADLMNLAPKTLSHKFKKLNLENPNEIIKNRIILETKRLLYYTDLSIKEIAYQLGYEDPGYFNRMFAQKLGNTPANFRKEFKKQ
- a CDS encoding alpha/beta hydrolase; this translates as MKNSFFKGIALSALALMLNTAAAQQKTPAAQDPNISKDIRAFLKVLNSGNGKPLEQMTPEEARLVLVGAQNSVTYDYSDIEETEKTITQDGLTVKLHIVKPKGAKDGLPVFMFFHGGGWVLGDYPTHRRLVRDLVVHSGAVAVFPDYTPAPDARFPIAVNQAYAATKWTAAHGKEIGVDGTRLAVAGNSVGGNMAAVVALMAKDKKGPKLLQQVLLWPVTDADFSRPSYTKFAQERFLTTPLMKWMWDNYLPKKEDRKNKYASPLQASLEELQGLPPALVQVAENDILYDEGLAYARKLDQAGVPTTITEYKGFIHDYGLLNPIAHIPAVQVSIQQAAVVLNSALFEN
- a CDS encoding ribbon-helix-helix domain-containing protein, which encodes MTRQSISLTAPNEEWLKKQVNAEEFSSKSEAINYLIKKARSQEEFYDFVRAKLDKGEKSGFVKKQTKEQMLAEFKKDLGDV
- a CDS encoding type II toxin-antitoxin system RelE/ParE family toxin; translated protein: MYSYYLSSEAKEDLKRIYYYGVGKFGMDQADHYFNMFYDCFDKIEQNPLLFPSADHIKKGYRYCVCGVDTIYYRINGDERIEIITIIGRQDF